One region of Ahniella affigens genomic DNA includes:
- the ahpC gene encoding alkyl hydroperoxide reductase subunit C: MSLINTSIPSFKTTAFHNGKFVEVSDASMKGKWSVIVFMPAAFTFNCPTEVEDAANNYGEFQKANAEVYIVTTDTHFSHKVWHETSPAVGKAKFPLVGDPTHTLSRAFGVHIDAEGLALRGTFIVNPEGVIKTLEIHDNAIARDTGETLRKLKAAQFVASHPGEVCPAKWKEGEKTLKPSLDLVGKI, encoded by the coding sequence ATGTCTCTGATTAACACCAGCATCCCATCGTTCAAAACCACCGCGTTCCACAACGGCAAGTTTGTGGAAGTGTCGGATGCGAGCATGAAGGGCAAGTGGTCGGTCATCGTATTCATGCCGGCCGCGTTTACGTTCAACTGCCCGACCGAAGTCGAAGATGCGGCCAACAATTACGGCGAGTTTCAGAAAGCCAATGCCGAGGTCTATATTGTCACGACCGATACGCACTTCTCGCACAAGGTGTGGCACGAAACCTCGCCAGCCGTTGGCAAGGCCAAGTTCCCGCTGGTCGGTGACCCAACTCACACGCTGTCCCGCGCATTTGGCGTCCATATCGACGCCGAAGGTCTGGCCTTGCGCGGCACGTTCATTGTCAACCCGGAAGGCGTGATCAAGACGCTCGAAATCCATGACAACGCGATTGCGCGTGACACGGGCGAAACCCTGCGTAAGCTGAAGGCTGCACAGTTTGTCGCCTCGCACCCAGGCGAAGTGTGCCCGGCCAAGTGGAAAGAAGGCGAGAAGACGCTGAAGCCTTCGCTGGATCTGGTCGGCAAGATCTGA
- a CDS encoding cyanophycinase, with product MMRTLVCLALLLFATSSTVAIADTAPVAVETVADSVPTAIDQTSGPGYALYRSVKQGSVARTPVQPGILMMGGGDYFKAAFNWLFARGGHGHLVVLRASGEGDLNPFFLDEIGGIAAVDTLVFSAREASENPVVLDIIKHADVIFIAGGDQANYVNFWRGTPIQDAINAHVAAGRPLGGTSAGLAIQGAWVYGALDGGSITAPETLADPLGPGNTLINEFLKLPHLHHVITDSHFMQRDRLGRLIGWIARLRADQHEPALFGIGIDEATALAVDGDGKATVLSGADGNVWLVEPTASATTLAPGKPLDIADVQVTALGPASQFDFKSHHRADVMAHWRVHVEAGQLQHTDWNARPASKPASEP from the coding sequence ATGATGCGAACGCTTGTTTGCCTGGCCCTGTTGTTGTTCGCCACGTCGTCGACGGTCGCCATCGCCGATACTGCCCCGGTCGCCGTCGAAACCGTCGCAGATAGCGTCCCGACCGCCATCGATCAGACCTCGGGTCCGGGCTATGCGCTCTATCGATCCGTCAAGCAAGGATCGGTTGCACGCACGCCGGTGCAACCCGGCATCCTGATGATGGGCGGTGGCGATTACTTTAAGGCTGCCTTCAATTGGTTGTTTGCGCGCGGTGGCCATGGGCACCTGGTGGTACTCCGAGCGTCTGGTGAGGGCGATCTGAACCCGTTCTTTCTGGACGAGATCGGCGGAATCGCGGCGGTCGACACGCTGGTGTTCAGCGCCCGCGAGGCCAGTGAAAACCCAGTCGTGCTCGACATCATCAAACACGCCGATGTGATTTTCATTGCCGGAGGCGATCAGGCCAACTACGTCAACTTCTGGCGTGGCACGCCGATTCAAGACGCCATCAATGCGCATGTCGCCGCAGGCCGCCCGCTCGGTGGCACGAGCGCCGGGCTCGCCATTCAAGGGGCTTGGGTCTATGGCGCGTTGGATGGCGGCAGTATCACAGCGCCTGAAACATTGGCCGATCCGCTGGGGCCTGGCAACACGTTGATCAACGAATTCCTCAAACTACCGCATCTCCATCATGTCATCACCGACAGCCACTTCATGCAAAGGGATCGACTGGGTCGCTTGATCGGCTGGATTGCGCGCTTGCGCGCAGACCAGCATGAACCCGCGTTGTTCGGAATTGGCATTGACGAAGCAACGGCGCTCGCTGTTGACGGCGACGGCAAGGCCACCGTCCTGAGCGGCGCCGACGGCAACGTGTGGCTGGTTGAGCCGACCGCTTCAGCTACGACGTTGGCGCCAGGCAAGCCACTCGACATTGCTGACGTACAAGTGACCGCCCTTGGCCCTGCCAGTCAGTTCGACTTCAAGAGTCATCACCGCGCCGACGTCATGGCGCATTGGCGCGTACACGTGGAAGCCGGGCAGCTGCAACATACCGACTGGAACGCTCGGCCGGCGTCGAAGCCGGCTTCTGAGCCATAG